The DNA sequence TTTGAATATGTTATTTGGAGGTCTTTAAGTAATGCAACTTTGCTTAGTGATTTGCTTTCTGATATTTTGCAATTTTTCACTCAACAAGAAAAAGATTTAGTTATTAATATTGATGAACAAATTTCCCGTTTAATCAATTTTTGTTCTCAACATCGCTGTTTAATTATTCTTGATAATTTAGAAACAATCCTCGCCACTGGAGTTAATTCTGGCTATTTTCAAGCAGATTTTCAAGACTATATTAAATTATTTCAAAAATTAGGAGAATGTCGCCATAAAAGTTGTTTATTAATCACCAGTCGAGAAAAAATTAAGGAAATGGTTTTGATGTGCGGTGATACTTTACCTGTTCGTTGTTTTAACTTAGGAGGTTTAAATACTCAAGCAGGTTTAGAAATTCTTAAAATTAAAGGTTGTTATTGGTCTAATTATGCTCAAGCAAATCAACTAATTGAAAACTATAATGGTAATCCTCTCACATTGAAAATTTTAGGAGCAACAATTAAAGAATTATTTGATGGTTCTTTATCTGAGTTTATTAAAAATAAAATTTTTATTTTCGATGAAATAATTTGTCTTTTAGAAGAACATTTCCAACGGTTGTCGGACTTAGGAAAAAAAATTCTCTATTGGTTAGCCATTAATATTGACGAAGTTACTACCAATGATTTGGAAAGGGATATTTACCCCAAAATCTCTCGTTTACATCTAATTACAGCAATTAAATCATTGATGGGGCGTTCTTTAATTGAATGTCATGATAATCGATTTTCTTTGCAACCAGTGGTAAAAGAATATTTAATTAATAAGTTAATTCAGGAAATTATCAACGAAATAATCACAGAAGAATTAGATTTATTTAATCATTATGCTCTCTTAAAAACAGATATAAAAGAACATACTAGAAAATCTCAGGTAAATTTTATTGTTAGACCTTTATTAGATAAATTAATTATTATTTTTAAGAATCAGTATTATTTAGAAAGTAAATTAAACAAAATTGTACGAAAATTGCAAGAAGAAAATCTCACAGGCTCAGGCTATGCCGTGGGTAATATTCTTAATTTATTGTGTGAATTAAATACAGATTTAAGCGGATGGGATTTTTCTAAATTAACTATCAGACAGGCTTATCTACAAGAATGCAAACTTCATAATGTTAATTTTGCCCATTGTGAGTTTCAACAGTCGGTTTTTCCTCAAAGGTTGAGTAATATTCTTTCGATGGTTTACAGTCCTAATGATCAATTTTTGGTGACAGGGGATGTGAATGGGGAAATTTGTGTTTGGTCTTTACAGGAAAATCGTCTTATTTCCATTTTTAAGGGTCATGCGGGGTGGGTTCATGGGGTGGCTTTTAGCCCTGATGGTAAGTATTTAGCCAGTGGTAGTAGTGATCAAACCATTAAAATTTGGGAGGTTAGTACGGGAAAATGTTTAAATACTTTGTTTGGTCATAACCAAAGAGTCAGGTGTGTTATTTTTACTCCAGATGGTGAAAAATTGATTAGTGGTGGCAGTGATTGTTCTATTAAAATTTGGGATTTTGACAGTGGTATTTGTTTACAAACTTTAAATGGTCATAATAGTTATGTTTGGTCGGTGGTGATTAGTCCAGATGGTAAATATTTGGCTAGTGGTAGTGAAGATAAATTAATTAAAATTTGGCGATTAGATACGGGGGAATGTCTGCGGACTTTGAAAGGGCATACTCTTTGGATTCGCACTCTTGCTTTTAGTGGTGATGGAAAAATTTTAGCTAGTGGAGGAGGCGATCGCATCATTAAAATATGGGATTGGCAAACAGGAAAATGTTTAAAGGAACTGCATGGACACACACAAAGAATACGCTCATTAGCATTTCATCCAGAAGATAACATTCTAGCCAGTGGAGCAGGAGATCATACAATTCGTTTATGGGATTGGCAACAGGGTACTTGTCGTAAAACACTTCATGGACACAATAGCAGACTAGGTGCGATCGCATTTCGGGGAGACGGACAAATTCTAGCTAGTGGAGGAGAAGATAATGCTATTAAACTTTGGGAAACCAGCACAGGTCAATGTATCAAAACATGGCAAGGTTATGCTAGTTGGATTCAGGCAGTGACTTTTAGTCCCGACGGCAACACTTTAGCTTGTGGCAATGAAGATAAATTAATTAAATTATGGGATGTAAGTAATTTAAATACAAAAAATAATAATACACAAACATTTACCTCTCTACATGGACATAAAGGTTGGGTTTGTTCAGTGGCATTTAGTCCCGACGGTAAGATTTTAGCCAGTGCCAGTAGTGATTATAGTTTAAAAATATGGGATATGATTACAGGAAAATGCCTCAAAACATTAGTAGGACATAATCGTTGGATTCGTTCAGTAGCATTTAGCCCCGACGGCAAAAAAATAGCTAGTGCCAGTGGAGACTATAGTTTAAAAATATGGGATATAGTGACAGGAAAATGTCTCAAAACCCTACGAGGTCATCAAAGTTGGCTTTGGTCAGTAGCATTTAGTCCTGACGGCAAAATTCTTGCTAGTGGCAGTGAAGATAGAACCGTGAAAATATGGGATACTGATACGGGTAGATGTCTACATACTTTAGAAGGTCATCAAAGTTGGGTGCAGTCTGTTGTATTTAGTCCTGATGGTGAATATATAGCCAGTGGCAGTTGTGATTATACTATTCGACTTTGGAAAGCAAAAACGGGAGAATGTGTCAAAACTTTGATCGGTCATTACAGTTGGGTTCAATCAGTAGCATTTAGTCCTGATGGAGAATATTTAGCTAGTGGTAGTTGCGATCATACTATTCGACTTTGGAGTGCCAAAACAGGAGATTTTTTAAGAATTCTTCGAGGTCATAATAGTTGGGTTTGGTCTGTTTCTTTTCATCCCAATAGTAAATATTTGGCTAGTGGCAGTCAAGATGAAACCGTCAAAATTTGGAATGTGGAAACGGGTAAATGTATTATGGCATTAAGAGGAAAACGTCCTTTCGAGGATTCTTGTTTTATAGGCATCAAAGGATTGACTATTCCAGAAATGATTACCTTAGAAAATTTAGGGGCACAAGTAACTCTTTAAGTACCTCAGTTCGGTTTAAGAATATCGGATAAGGTTAAGAGTTCGGAGTTCGGAGTTCGGGGTTTTTAATTCTTAATTCTTAACTATTTACCTTTGCCCTTTTCTCATCACTCATAGATGAAAATTTATCCCGAACTCAGGTTACATATTACTTCGACTCAAAATATAACTTTGATTTTAAAGGATCTGGAATCATGGTTTTATCACCTTCCTGCCAATCAACGGGACAAACTTCATTATCATGGGAGTGAACGTGTTGAATGGCTTTTAAATTTCTCAACGTCTCATCTACACTCCGTCCACAAGAAAGATTATTAATAGTAATTTGTTGTATATTACCCTCCGTATCAATAATAAATAATCCTCTAGCGGCAACCCCTGCATTTTCATCTAAAACCTCATAGGCTTTACTAATTTCTTTAGATAAATCAGAGATTAAAGGATAATTAATGTCACCTATTCCTCCTTGTTTTCTTTCTGTTTGAATCCATGCTAAATGAGCAAATTCACTATCAACAGAAACCCCTAAAATTTCAGTATTTAAACTGCTAAATTCTTCGTAACGCTCACTAAAAGCAATAATTTCTGTAGGGCAAACAAAGGTAAAATCAAGGGGATAAAAGAATAAAATTACATACTTTCCAAGATAATCAGATAGTTTAACTACTTTAAATTCCTGATCAATAACGGCAGTTGCTGTAAATTCTGGTGCTTTTTGTCCTATTTTTAACATCTTTTATAGGTATTTTTATACATTAATAATATTTAGAAAAACACAGGCAAGATACCTGTTTAACTGCTAATTTTTTATTTTTATTCTTCATTTTTTCCATGACTAATTACTGATATTACTAATAGCTAATTCTTTATCTCCTTCATGGACTGTTTTAACCCATTTTAAACGTTTTTGACGAATGGACATTCTGCCAGTGGTAACAGGCATTACAATAAACCAGTGAGTCATATATATCATGCCTAAGATGCTCTTTTGTATCAATTGTAAGTAATCAGCAAATTTGTATTCTTTCTCTGGATTGGTACGTTTTAAGCCGATAATCATACCCCAAAAGGCGAGAAATAGGGTTAAACTACTCAAGGGCGCAATTAAGGGATAAGTGTGATGGGTAGTAACCATAATTAAATCGGGAATGGCGGCGGTAGGAAAGATATATTGCACCATGAAAAAGTATAGCAAATCGAATTTTTTTTGCCAGTTGAGACGGTTACTGATGATAAAGCGCCAATAGTCAAGATAGCGCTGATAGCCTCCTTCTGCCCAACGACTTCTTTGATGCCAAAGTGCGATCGCACCTTTTACTCCTTCTTCTTCTACAGCAGGATGAGCTAAAATACCTATATCCCAATGATCAAGGTGTAAACGGATAGTTAAATCCAAATCATCGGTGATGGTTTCTTCATTCCAACCGCCACAACTTTCTAAGGCTAATCGACGCACAAATTGCCCATTTCCTCTCAATTCTCCCATGCCACCACAGGCGATTCTCTGTTGTTGAAAGTAGCTATCTAAAGACATTTCCACCGATTGCCCTTTTGTCCAAAAATTATCGTTACTATTAGAAATAGACTTTCTGACTTGAATCGCACCTATTTTTTTCTCTGCAAATAAAGGCACAGTTTTTAAGAGAATATCCCGGGGAATAATCGCATCAGCGTCAAATACCCCGACTATTTGCCCTTTGGTTTGTAAAAATGCCTGATTTAATGCCCCAGATTTGCCTCCTTTAGCGCTAGAGTCACGGTGTAAAACCTTTAATTGGGGATATTCCTGCTTTAATTCTTCTAAAATAATACCAGTGCGATCGCCGCTATTGTCATTAATTACCCAAAAATCGTATAAATGTTGAGGATAATCCACATTTGCCAACATCTTCACTAATTTAGCCACCACTGCTTCCTCATTTTTTGCCGACACCATCAGAGAAACAGAAGGCAATTTTTCTAATTCAGGAGTTTCTACAACAGAAGAAGCCACAAACATTAACCGTAAAGCCTGAATAGTGACAAAAATCCCCAAAATCGCCATAATCCAGATACTCCAAGAAACAAGATGGAGAGTCACCGTCACAATCCAGATAACCCCCAAAGCAAAAGCGGCTTTCTTTCGTCTTCCCGACAATCCTTGAAAAAAGTCACTTCTAAACTCTTCTTCTTCCATTTCTGGATCAGAAAATTCGTCTATAAAGGAAGTTATGGGATCTAATTCTTGATTTTCGTAGTTATCTTGGTGATTATTTGACATCTCTTTTGAGTAAATTGGTTTGTATCTTAGGTTAACTGGCTAGGATAGGGAACAGGGAACAGGGAACAGAAAAGAATGTATAATGAGATCTTAGAATACTCTCCCTACTCCCCACTCCTCACTCCCCTACTTTTAAAAACTCCGAACTCCGAACTAAATATTCTTCATTCTGGCACTAGAGCGCGATCGCACTGAGGGGGTTTTCAAGGGCTGATTACCGCCTTCTGGAGTCTTCTGTTGCTTTGCTTTTGCCGCACTACGTCTTAAAGCCTGTAAACGCTCCTCATATTTCTTCCGTTGACTACGGTTAGGAGTTTGCTCTATTAAAGTTTTAAAAGCACTTCCTAAACTTTGATAGGCATTTTTTAAGGTGTATCCGAAACGAGTGGCAATTTGAATCGCTTTTTCGTCGGCTTCAATAGCTTCTTTTAAGTTTTTCTCCCCATTATTTTTCTGCCAAAGACGATAACCAGAAATACCACACAAAGCCAAAGCTAAAAGTAACAATAAACCATCCTGTACCCATAACTCTCCTACCGCACCGCCTAAACCAATAGCTAAGGCCGCCATTTCCCATCCTTCTCTGGGAATGGTATCATTTTGAATTCGGGCTACTTCATGCCAGAATAAAAGATTACGTTGATCTATCGCTAAATTCTCCCATTTCGCTAAATCAATTTGAATTTCTACCTCATCCTTCCCTAATTCTTCTGTACAAACTAGAGGAGGATTGACTTCTGTAGAGGCTTCAATCATCACCCAACTTTGTAACTCAGGCGGTAGTAAAGTTTTTAACCTTCTCAATTCATTCATTTCAGCCCTTGCGGAGGAAGTTGTATAAGAAGTCATATAAATATTTACTCTCTAAATTATATAATTTTCGATAGACTATGATTTTCGATAGACTATGATCTTAATAACTCAGGGTCAAATTTTAATTATTTTCTGAGATAAGATCAATTTTTATTCTATGCTAGTCCTAATAAAGTTTAATTGCCAATTTTAACATGGAACGTGGTTTACTCTGGTTGCCGTTACTCATACTATTCTTTTGGTTAGCGTGGAGTGGAAAAAAAGAATATGATAAAGTTCAGGCTTATCAAGCATGGGCAGAACAATTTGATAAGTCAAAATACGACATTTATTCAGTATTAGGGAAAAAAGGCGATTTAATCACTATTGGGATACCAACAATTAAGGGTATTAAAGATCAAAAAACCTTTTCTCTACAAAATTTATCCCAACTGAATTTATTAGTCAAAAATCAAGTCGTTGAGATAGATAATCTCCCTGAAAAAGGGGAAGCAACCCTCCAATTTAGTTTAAAGGAAAATGAAACTATTGATGTACCGTTTACCGATATTAATATTGCCAGTCAGTGGTTCAAATATTTAAAAAAATCAATTATTTAACTTCAGAATAATTTATAATCATGGACAGAAGTAAAAAAATCATCGTTATCGGTGCGGGATGGGCAGGTTTAGGAGCAACTTATCACCTTGTTAAACAGGGTTTTGATGTCACTTTACTGGAAGCCTCACCCCATGCTGGAGGGTTAGTAGCAGGTTGGAAAACGGCACAAGGTAAGAGTGTAGAAGCAGGAATACACGGTTTTTGGTATCCCTACCGCAATATTTTCCATCTAGTTAAAGAGTTAAATTTAGAGCCTTTTACCCCCTTTACTCAATCTAATCAATATTCTCCCTATGGCTTGGAAACCACTTCCCCTATTTTTCAAAATCAACCCTATTTACCCTCCCCTTTAGGTACTTTTGTCTATCCTCAATTCCATCGTTTACCATTGTGCGATCGCATCTCTGCGTTACCTTTGATGTATGCAGTAATAGATTTTGATAATTCGGAAGAAGCATGGAGAAGATACGATAAAATCACTGCTAGGGAATTGTTTAGACAATATGGAGTCTCATCCCGTTTATATCACGAATCTTTTGAACCGATGTTATTGGTAGGTTTGTTCGCACCGGGTGAGCAATGTAGTGCGGCGGCGGCGTTGGGGATGTTATATTATTTTATCTTGGCACATCAGCCCGATTTTGATGTGGTTTGGTGTCGTGGTACAGTGGGAGAGAAAATTTTTCAACCCTGGATAGAGGAAATCGAAAAATTAGGGGGAAAAGTCGTCACTAATCAAAGGGTAACGGATATTGTTGTCAATGAGCAAGGATTAGCCACTGGGGTAGTTTGTGGAGATAATTTCTATGAAGCCGATGGTATCATTTCAGGGGTGAGTGTTTCGGGGATCAAAAAAATCGTTAGCAGTAGTAAGTCTCTCAATCGCTATCAGCAGTTTAGAAACCTTAATAACCTAGGTGGCATTGATGTTTTAGCCGTCAGACTGTGGTTTGATAAAAAAGTGAATATTCCCCAACCTTCTAACGCTTGTTTTGGGTTCGATCGCACTACTGGTTGGACATTCTTTGATCTTAATGCTCTTCATGATCAATATCAAGGGGAAAAAGGAAGCGTTGTGGAGGTAGATTTTTACCACGCCAATCAGTTTTTATCCATGACGGATGATGCCATTGTGGAAAGAGTGCATCAATATCTAAAAACCTGCTTACCAGAATTTGGGATGGCAGAAATTATCGATAGTAGCGTCATTAGGATACCCCAAGGAGTGACTCATTTTGCCCCCGGTAGCTATCAACACCTTTTAAAAGTGCAAACAGCTATTCCCAATTTATTTATGAGTGGTGATTGGATTATAACTAATCATGGTTCTTGGTCGCAAGAAAAAGCCTATGTAACTGGTTTAGAAGCGGCAAATAAGGTAATAGAATATTTCCATCAGGGTAAACAAGCTGATATTATCCCTGTTCAAAAAGATGAACCTCATATAGAAATAGCTCGTATAATAAACAAAAACCTACGTCAGGTAGCGGAAGGCTTTTTTCCTAATTTTTCTCTTTAGAAAACTTTATGGCAAATTTATTAAGGTGAATTGCTTAGGTTACAATTTTAAAAGATAGCTTATAATCAATGTTTTATTTATATTTATCATTAGAAACTCTCCAAATATAGCAATGTTTAGTAAAAATAACCCTGATAAAAACCCAATGGCAACCTCTGAAATAGAAAACCTAACTAATGAGAATAATGAGAATTTATTTGATACGGAATTAGAAGAAATCGACTCTCCACCATTGGTTAAATTAGTGGAAAAAATTAGCGGTATTTTATCACCATATTTTATTGTAATAGTTGGCTTATATTTATATGATAATAACTTTTTATTCGGTTCTATTTTAATCTTAATAGGTGTTTTATCTTTACTAAAAATTTCTTATGAAGATGTTTTGGGATGGGTAGAAAAAATTAAGGGGATGTTTAAAAGTTAGTTCTCTGAGTAATTAAAATTATTTTTATTCCCCTGTTTAATTATGTTATGTTGGGCTTTGATTTATTCAACCCAACCTATTTTAAGTTATTCTATTCCACTGAAACTGCGTCCACATCAACAGTTTTTTCTGCTGGTTTTTCTTCTTCTTTTTTCTGACTATTAAACACCATTTGGATAACTTCGATCGCCATTATTGATAATAATAAAAAATCATCAATTTGTCCTGCTAAGGGGAATATATCGGGAGAAATATCAATAGGACTTAAAACATAAATTAATGTGCCGAGAATAATCCAATTACGATATTTAGGGTTACGAATAGCGTTGCTATAAAGACTATAAATTGCTTGGGGGGTAATTTTCATAATTTTTTAAAAGCCAGAAAAATTTTATTTTCATACTTCTATCATATATTAATCTCTAATCAGTTGTACAAAATGCGATCGCTATTAAGCGTATAATTAACTCTTTATAAAGAGTATAAGGAACAAACAAAGAATTTTAGGAATCTTATTATTAATTGTCAGACAAGAATAAAAAAAACATCATGAATATTGCCCTACCTTATTTTAAGAATTTATGGACACATCATAGTAATGTCATTCCGATTTCTGAATCCCAAATAAAGATTAATCAATATTTTGCTGTTAGAAAAGAACAAATATTTCCTCAAAAATTAAAAATAGTTCTTTATTCTCATGACACCATGGGCTTAGGGCATAAAAGAAGAAATCAGTTAATCGCTCAAACTTTAGAAGAATCTGGTATTTCTGGCAATATTTTAATAATTAGTGGTATGGGAGAGGGAAATCAATTTTTTTCTTCTTCTGCTATCGATTACTTAACTCTTCCTGCTTTATATAAGTCTAGTAATGGGCAGTATCAGGCTAGGCATTTTGATATGTCTTTGAAACAAATTACTAAGATGCGATCGCAACTTATTTTAACAGCAATGAAGAATTTTCAACCGGATATTTTTATTGTTGACAATGTGCCTAGGGGTGCAATCAATGAGTTGAATCCCATTCTGAAATATTTAAGGAAAAAGACAAAAACTAAATGTATTCTCGGTTTAAGAGATATTTTAGACGATCCTGATGTCATTAAGAATAGTTGGCAAAAAAATAATTATGAAGATGCTATTCGCAAATATTATGATCAAGTATGGATTTATGGGGATGAGCAAATTTATAACTCGATACAAGAATATACTTTTAGTTCTGATATAGCCAGTAAGTTTCACTATACAGGTTATTTGGATCAAACTGTCCGTATTCAATGGTATCAAAAACAGCATCATAAAACAGATTTACATTTCCCCTCAGAGTCTGTTGCTTTATGTATGGTAGGGGGAGGGCAAGACGGCGGAAATTTAGCTTTAGCTTTTGCTCAAAGTAAGTTACCAAAAAATACTCATGGTATTATTATTACAGGTCCTATGATGCCCTCTTCTGTGCGACAACAAATTCAGAAATATTGTGAAATGCCATCACAAAATGGTGCGGTGCGATCGAATCTGCAGGTGTTAGAATATGTTAATGAACCTACCTTCTTTCTAAAAAAAGCCGATTGGGTAGTGTCAATGGGAGGATATAATAGCACCTGCGAAATACTTTCTTTTCAAAAACGGGCTTTAATAGTGCCACGAATTACCCCTCGCAAAGAACAATTAATTAGGACAGAAATACTAAACAAACTAGGTTTTGTCGATATGTTGCACCCCCAAGAATTGAGTGCCGATGCCTTAAGTCAATGGTTTAGGCAAGAGAAAAACCACCATCAGCAAACAGTAAATATAGATTTAGACGGCTTAAAAAGAATTCCTCAATTAATCACTGAAATGGTCAAAAATAACAAAAATTCCGCCAAAATTTTCTTAAAAACCTGAATTAATAACTCCCTGAAAGTTACAATTAATCAAAAATATATTAAATTCAGCGATGAAAAAAACTATAGTTATTACAGGAGTTAGCAAAGGTTTAGGACGAGCTTTAAGTGAAAAGTTTATTAGTCTGGGTCATAATATCATAGGTTGTTCCCGCTCTCAAAATTCCATCAAAGATTTACAACACAAATATCCTCAACATCATTTTAGTAGCCTTGATGTCTCTGATGATGAACAAGTAAAAATATGGATTCAATCTTTTCCTGATATTCCCGATTTAGTGATTAATAATGCGGCGGTAATTAATTATCCTGCCCCCCTATGGGAAATTAGTGCCGAAGATTTCTCTTATTTAATTGATGTTAACATCAAAGGAACAGCAAATGTTATTCGTCATGTTCTCCCCGTAATGATGAAGAGGAAGCAGGGTATCATTGTTAATATTAGCTCAGGTTGGGGGCGATCGACCTCTCCTGAAGTAGCTCCCTATTGTGCCTCAAAATGGGCTATAGAAGGATTAACCCAAGCATTAGCCCAAGAATTACCTTCTGGTATCGCAACCATTGCCCTTAACCCCGGTATTATTCATACCCAGATGTTAGATATTTGTTTTGGGGATGAAGCTCAATATTATACTCCCATCAATCAATGGGTAGAAAAAGCTGTACCCTTTTTGCTGAAATTATCTACGAAAAATAATGGACAATCTTTGACTATATCTTAATTGAAATTATTAGACATAGTGTATAGTAATTTTTGTTATGCAGAGGTACAAGGCTTATTATTATCAGGGAATAGGGAATAGGCAATGGGCAATAGTAAATAGTATCAAAAACTATACCTTATATTTTTTTTGGCTCTTCTACAATGGTTATGATACATTAAGGCTTTTATCTTTAAATCTGGAAAATGAAACAGCCATGTAAAATAGCTTACATCCTAAAACGTTATCCCCGTTACTCAGAAACCTTTATCGTTAATGAAATCTTAGCCCATGAATCCGCAGGTTTAGCCATCGATATTTTCGCTTTGCGCCCTCCTACCGATACTCATTTTCAAAATATTATTTCCCAAGTTAGGGCTTCTGTTACCTATATCCAGAAACCAACTCAAGGCAGAAAAAGTAATTTTCTTAATACCCTTTCCCCCACTCCCGCCAGTTACTTTTGGGCAGAATTACAAGAAACCGCTCAAATAATACCCGATATTTGGCAAAAACTCCCCTTAGCCACAGGAGAAAGGGCAAGTGTTGTCTATCAAGCATTATGGTTAGCCAGAGAAGTGCGTCAGAGAAATATTACCCATTTACACGCTCATTTTGCCTCGGTTGCCACTAGCGTCACTCGTCTAGCCTCTCATTTTACTGATATTCCCTACAGTTTTACTGCCCACGCTAAAGATATTTACCATAAAAGTGTTGACTTTAACGATCTCCATAATAAAATCAGAGATAGTAAAATTACTATTACCGTAAGTGACTATAACCGTCAATATTTGCAGGAAAACTACGGAAAAGTAGCTCAATCAGTTAAAAGAATTTACAATGGTATTGATTTGGCTAAATTTACCTATCTTTCCCCCGAAAATCGTCCATCAAAAATAATTTCAGTGGGGCGTTTAGTCGAAAAAAAAGGATTATCAATCTTAATTAAGGCTTGTGATTTACTTAAACAATGGGGATGTGATTTTTCCTGTCAAATAGTGGGGGGTGGAGAGTTAGAGACATCCCTAAAAAATCAGATAGAGGAACTAAATTTATCAGATAAAGTCATTTTAATCGGTTCACGCCCTCAAAATGAAGTTTGTGAATTAGTACAAAATTCCGCAGTATTTGCCGCCCCTTATATTGTTGCCAAAGATGGTAATAGAGACGGTTTACCAACGGTGTTATTGGAAGCAATGGCATTAGGCACTCCCTGTATCGGTACAGATGTAACTGGTATCCCTGAACTAATCAAAGATGGAAAAACTGGTTTGATTGTACCTCAAGAAGATGAAAAGGCTTTAGCAGAAGCATTAAAACAACTTCTCTACAAATCCGATTTAAGGGTGAAATTAGCTCAATCAGCAAGGCATTTACTCGAATCAGAATTTGATATTCACAAAAATACTGCTTTATTGAGGAATATATTTTAGGGGTTTAGGGGATTGGGGTGATTGGGAGATGAGGAGAAAGGAAGAGATGAGTTAGAGGTTAGAAATTAGGAATTTTTAATTATCAACTATTCATTATTCACTACAACAGGGGGTTTAATTTGAAAGTTGCTTATGTCTGTGCTGATGTGGGTATTCCCGTATTTGGGCAAAAAGGATGTGCAATTCATGTACAAGAAATAATCCGCTCATTATTGGCGAAAAATATCGAAGTTTCCCTATTTACTCCTCGTTTAGGGGAAAAAATCCCCCATGATTTTGAAAAGGTTAACATTTAT is a window from the Cyanobacterium sp. Dongsha4 genome containing:
- a CDS encoding NB-ARC domain-containing protein; this translates as MDVEQIIQLVDDQVYIKSGHYLSDLQKQLLLISLSEPRKRYEEIAQSCGYSVSYLKRDAGPKLWQLLSDICEEKVKKTNFRTILEKKIKILEQKKLDHNLNLSFSPQSPEVIGNNVDNVKENINYCYNTQKDWGTAPDVSYFVGRESELTQLQTWIVQDKCRCVGVVGMGGMGKTYLSVKLGENIEHDFEYVIWRSLSNATLLSDLLSDILQFFTQQEKDLVINIDEQISRLINFCSQHRCLIILDNLETILATGVNSGYFQADFQDYIKLFQKLGECRHKSCLLITSREKIKEMVLMCGDTLPVRCFNLGGLNTQAGLEILKIKGCYWSNYAQANQLIENYNGNPLTLKILGATIKELFDGSLSEFIKNKIFIFDEIICLLEEHFQRLSDLGKKILYWLAINIDEVTTNDLERDIYPKISRLHLITAIKSLMGRSLIECHDNRFSLQPVVKEYLINKLIQEIINEIITEELDLFNHYALLKTDIKEHTRKSQVNFIVRPLLDKLIIIFKNQYYLESKLNKIVRKLQEENLTGSGYAVGNILNLLCELNTDLSGWDFSKLTIRQAYLQECKLHNVNFAHCEFQQSVFPQRLSNILSMVYSPNDQFLVTGDVNGEICVWSLQENRLISIFKGHAGWVHGVAFSPDGKYLASGSSDQTIKIWEVSTGKCLNTLFGHNQRVRCVIFTPDGEKLISGGSDCSIKIWDFDSGICLQTLNGHNSYVWSVVISPDGKYLASGSEDKLIKIWRLDTGECLRTLKGHTLWIRTLAFSGDGKILASGGGDRIIKIWDWQTGKCLKELHGHTQRIRSLAFHPEDNILASGAGDHTIRLWDWQQGTCRKTLHGHNSRLGAIAFRGDGQILASGGEDNAIKLWETSTGQCIKTWQGYASWIQAVTFSPDGNTLACGNEDKLIKLWDVSNLNTKNNNTQTFTSLHGHKGWVCSVAFSPDGKILASASSDYSLKIWDMITGKCLKTLVGHNRWIRSVAFSPDGKKIASASGDYSLKIWDIVTGKCLKTLRGHQSWLWSVAFSPDGKILASGSEDRTVKIWDTDTGRCLHTLEGHQSWVQSVVFSPDGEYIASGSCDYTIRLWKAKTGECVKTLIGHYSWVQSVAFSPDGEYLASGSCDHTIRLWSAKTGDFLRILRGHNSWVWSVSFHPNSKYLASGSQDETVKIWNVETGKCIMALRGKRPFEDSCFIGIKGLTIPEMITLENLGAQVTL
- a CDS encoding peroxiredoxin — protein: MLKIGQKAPEFTATAVIDQEFKVVKLSDYLGKYVILFFYPLDFTFVCPTEIIAFSERYEEFSSLNTEILGVSVDSEFAHLAWIQTERKQGGIGDINYPLISDLSKEISKAYEVLDENAGVAARGLFIIDTEGNIQQITINNLSCGRSVDETLRNLKAIQHVHSHDNEVCPVDWQEGDKTMIPDPLKSKLYFESK
- a CDS encoding glycosyltransferase family 2 protein, giving the protein MSNNHQDNYENQELDPITSFIDEFSDPEMEEEEFRSDFFQGLSGRRKKAAFALGVIWIVTVTLHLVSWSIWIMAILGIFVTIQALRLMFVASSVVETPELEKLPSVSLMVSAKNEEAVVAKLVKMLANVDYPQHLYDFWVINDNSGDRTGIILEELKQEYPQLKVLHRDSSAKGGKSGALNQAFLQTKGQIVGVFDADAIIPRDILLKTVPLFAEKKIGAIQVRKSISNSNDNFWTKGQSVEMSLDSYFQQQRIACGGMGELRGNGQFVRRLALESCGGWNEETITDDLDLTIRLHLDHWDIGILAHPAVEEEGVKGAIALWHQRSRWAEGGYQRYLDYWRFIISNRLNWQKKFDLLYFFMVQYIFPTAAIPDLIMVTTHHTYPLIAPLSSLTLFLAFWGMIIGLKRTNPEKEYKFADYLQLIQKSILGMIYMTHWFIVMPVTTGRMSIRQKRLKWVKTVHEGDKELAISNISN
- a CDS encoding DUF3318 domain-containing protein, which produces MTSYTTSSARAEMNELRRLKTLLPPELQSWVMIEASTEVNPPLVCTEELGKDEVEIQIDLAKWENLAIDQRNLLFWHEVARIQNDTIPREGWEMAALAIGLGGAVGELWVQDGLLLLLALALCGISGYRLWQKNNGEKNLKEAIEADEKAIQIATRFGYTLKNAYQSLGSAFKTLIEQTPNRSQRKKYEERLQALRRSAAKAKQQKTPEGGNQPLKTPSVRSRSSARMKNI
- a CDS encoding hydroxysqualene dehydroxylase, which codes for MDRSKKIIVIGAGWAGLGATYHLVKQGFDVTLLEASPHAGGLVAGWKTAQGKSVEAGIHGFWYPYRNIFHLVKELNLEPFTPFTQSNQYSPYGLETTSPIFQNQPYLPSPLGTFVYPQFHRLPLCDRISALPLMYAVIDFDNSEEAWRRYDKITARELFRQYGVSSRLYHESFEPMLLVGLFAPGEQCSAAAALGMLYYFILAHQPDFDVVWCRGTVGEKIFQPWIEEIEKLGGKVVTNQRVTDIVVNEQGLATGVVCGDNFYEADGIISGVSVSGIKKIVSSSKSLNRYQQFRNLNNLGGIDVLAVRLWFDKKVNIPQPSNACFGFDRTTGWTFFDLNALHDQYQGEKGSVVEVDFYHANQFLSMTDDAIVERVHQYLKTCLPEFGMAEIIDSSVIRIPQGVTHFAPGSYQHLLKVQTAIPNLFMSGDWIITNHGSWSQEKAYVTGLEAANKVIEYFHQGKQADIIPVQKDEPHIEIARIINKNLRQVAEGFFPNFSL
- a CDS encoding YkvA family protein, producing the protein MKITPQAIYSLYSNAIRNPKYRNWIILGTLIYVLSPIDISPDIFPLAGQIDDFLLLSIMAIEVIQMVFNSQKKEEEKPAEKTVDVDAVSVE